The Polypterus senegalus isolate Bchr_013 chromosome 9, ASM1683550v1, whole genome shotgun sequence genome includes a window with the following:
- the med22 gene encoding mediator of RNA polymerase II transcription subunit 22 isoform X2, producing the protein MTTQRILPQSKETLLQSYNKRLKDDIRSILDNFTEIIKTAKVEDETQVSRATQAEQDHYEMHVRAANIVRAGESLMKLVSDLKQFLILNDFPSVNEAINQRNQQLRSLQDECDKKLTTLRDEIATDLYELEEEYYSSRYK; encoded by the exons ATGACAACCCAAAGGATTCTACCACAAAGCAAAGAGACGCTGCTGCAGTCGTACAACAAGAGGCTGAAGGATGACATCCGATCCATCCTGGACAATTTTACTGAGATCATTAAGACGGCAAAG gttgAAGATGAGACCCAAGTGTCCCGTGCCACTCAGGCAGAACAGGACCATTATGAGATGCACGTGAGAGCGGCTAACATC GTGCGAGCCGGAGAGTCCTTAATGAAGCTGGTGTCGGACCTCAAGCAGTTCCTGATCCTCAACGACTTCCCCTCCGTGAACGAGGCCATCAACCAGAGAAACCAGCAGCTGCGCTCCCTGCAGGACGAGTGCGATAAGAAACTGACCACCCTGCGCGATGAGATTGCGACTGACCTCTATGAGTTAGAGGAAGAATATTACTCGTCCAGGTACAAATAG